In Aquiflexum balticum DSM 16537, a single genomic region encodes these proteins:
- a CDS encoding ABC transporter ATP-binding protein, with protein sequence MKGKPVLEAKGVNKYFYSPVKTQVLKEVTFQVTRGEFVSVMGKSGCGKSTLLYILSTMDTDYEGNLWIDEELVTDKSPNHLSRIRNEKIGFVFQFHYLLNEFSVLENVMIPGLKLDQKTRQELEHIAMEKLRIFDMQDHALKKAYQLSGGQKQRVAVARALMNDPLIIMGDEPTGNLDKKNSDIVFNIFKELAKEFHQTMLIVTHDPEFAEGTDRIIEMEDGYIINQ encoded by the coding sequence ATGAAAGGAAAACCGGTACTGGAAGCCAAAGGAGTCAATAAATATTTTTACAGTCCTGTCAAAACCCAGGTGCTGAAGGAAGTGACCTTTCAGGTGACAAGGGGGGAGTTTGTGTCTGTAATGGGTAAATCCGGCTGCGGAAAGTCAACCTTGCTCTATATTCTTTCTACCATGGACACTGACTATGAAGGTAATTTATGGATTGATGAGGAACTGGTGACTGATAAAAGCCCCAATCACCTTTCCAGGATCAGAAATGAAAAAATCGGTTTTGTTTTTCAGTTCCATTACCTGCTCAATGAATTTTCGGTTTTGGAAAATGTCATGATTCCCGGACTCAAACTTGATCAAAAAACAAGACAGGAATTGGAGCATATTGCTATGGAAAAGCTCAGGATATTTGACATGCAGGATCATGCATTAAAGAAAGCCTATCAACTCTCCGGGGGACAAAAGCAAAGAGTAGCAGTGGCCCGGGCTTTGATGAACGATCCACTCATCATTATGGGCGATGAACCTACCGGAAATCTGGATAAAAAGAACTCTGATATTGTTTTCAATATTTTTAAGGAGTTGGCCAAAGAATTCCATCAGACCATGTTGATTGTAACCCATGACCCGGAATTTGCCGAAGGCACTGATAGGATCATCGAAATGGAGGATGGTTATATCATTAACCAATAA
- a CDS encoding Glu/Leu/Phe/Val family dehydrogenase produces MKKATEYSLFNDVCSFVDDAAKHLEIHPGLLEQIKQCNSIYKFHFPLRNDDGTYETLTGYRIQHSHHKLPVKGGIRYSEFVDEEEVKGLAALMTYKCALVNIPFGGAKGGISINPLKYNVNQLERITRRYTAELIKKKFIGPAIDVPAPDYGTGAREMAWIVDTFEAFSPELINAKGCVTGKPLSQHGIEGRTEATGQGVFFGIREAVNVEDDMKALGLTKGLRGKKVIVQGLGNVGFYSAKYISEAGGKVIGVAEWNGGIWDESGINIEELKKYQIKNKGFKGYPKGEFIKNSKEILTYDCDILIPAALENQITIENAANIKAKIIGEAANGPVTQEAEKVLLEKGVMIIPDMYLNAGGVTVSYFEWLKNLSRVSFGKLEKRYDMEKYRKLLATIENATGEEFTEEERDALIRGASERDLVLSGLEETMVTAYQDMNRTRKEKGIESLRTAGFILALERIAISYMDLGIFP; encoded by the coding sequence ATGAAAAAAGCGACTGAATATAGTCTTTTCAATGATGTTTGCAGTTTTGTGGATGATGCCGCCAAACATCTGGAAATTCACCCGGGATTATTGGAACAGATCAAGCAATGTAACAGTATTTACAAGTTTCATTTCCCCCTTAGAAATGATGATGGTACCTACGAAACCTTGACAGGTTATCGTATTCAGCATTCGCATCATAAATTGCCCGTAAAAGGCGGTATCAGATACAGTGAGTTTGTGGATGAGGAAGAAGTAAAGGGCTTGGCCGCTTTGATGACTTATAAGTGTGCTTTGGTCAATATTCCCTTTGGTGGAGCAAAGGGTGGCATCAGTATCAATCCACTGAAATACAATGTCAACCAATTGGAAAGGATCACCAGACGCTATACTGCTGAGTTGATCAAGAAAAAATTCATAGGCCCTGCCATAGACGTACCTGCACCTGACTATGGAACCGGTGCCAGAGAAATGGCATGGATTGTAGACACCTTCGAAGCCTTTAGTCCTGAATTGATCAATGCCAAAGGCTGTGTCACAGGAAAGCCGCTATCCCAACATGGTATTGAGGGCAGGACAGAAGCTACCGGACAGGGTGTGTTTTTTGGTATCAGAGAGGCAGTCAATGTAGAGGATGATATGAAAGCCTTAGGACTGACCAAAGGACTTAGGGGTAAGAAAGTGATTGTCCAAGGTCTTGGAAACGTGGGGTTTTATTCAGCCAAATATATCAGCGAAGCAGGCGGAAAAGTCATTGGTGTGGCGGAATGGAATGGAGGTATCTGGGACGAATCAGGAATCAATATCGAGGAATTGAAAAAGTATCAAATAAAAAATAAAGGTTTTAAGGGATATCCGAAAGGCGAATTTATCAAAAACAGTAAGGAAATCCTGACCTATGACTGTGATATTTTGATTCCGGCTGCCTTGGAAAACCAAATAACCATTGAAAATGCAGCCAATATCAAAGCGAAAATTATTGGTGAGGCAGCCAATGGGCCTGTTACCCAAGAAGCAGAAAAGGTATTGTTGGAGAAAGGTGTTATGATCATTCCGGATATGTACCTCAATGCAGGTGGTGTTACAGTTTCCTATTTCGAGTGGCTCAAAAATCTATCAAGGGTTTCTTTTGGGAAACTGGAAAAAAGGTACGACATGGAAAAATACCGCAAACTTCTTGCAACCATTGAAAATGCAACAGGGGAGGAGTTCACTGAAGAAGAAAGAGATGCATTGATCAGAGGTGCCTCTGAAAGGGATTTGGTTTTATCAGGATTGGAAGAAACAATGGTAACTGCCTATCAGGATATGAATCGTACCCGAAAAGAAAAAGGGATTGAAAGTCTGCGTACAGCCGGTTTTATACTCGCCTTGGAAAGAATAGCAATCAGTTACATGGATTTGGGAATTTTCCCGTAA
- a CDS encoding SDR family NAD(P)-dependent oxidoreductase, with translation MENTFEGKVIWITGASSGLGKFMAYEFARQKGILALSARRTSELEEVLKEVKKLGGEGMVVPCDILEEQQIETAMAAIIKQYGRLDVAIANAGFGIYGKLEKLTAKDWRRQMDGNVTGLALTAKFAIPHLKNSKGRLALIGSVAAYLPNPNTGAYGASKAAVRSIGQTLQLELKGTGVSCTVIHPGFVDSDITRVDNDGVFHPENKDPRPKNLMWPTDKAAKVMVNAIGKRKKSFVFTGHGKILAFLGQHFPGIGRWLIGKLG, from the coding sequence ATGGAAAATACATTTGAAGGAAAAGTCATTTGGATCACAGGTGCCTCCTCTGGGTTGGGGAAATTTATGGCTTATGAATTTGCCAGGCAAAAAGGGATTTTAGCTCTTTCCGCACGTAGAACTTCAGAATTGGAAGAGGTTTTGAAGGAAGTGAAAAAACTTGGCGGGGAAGGAATGGTAGTACCCTGTGATATTTTGGAGGAGCAACAGATTGAAACTGCTATGGCGGCGATCATTAAACAATATGGTCGCTTGGATGTGGCCATTGCCAATGCAGGATTTGGGATTTATGGCAAATTGGAAAAGCTTACGGCAAAGGATTGGAGAAGGCAGATGGATGGCAATGTGACCGGATTGGCCTTGACTGCCAAATTTGCCATTCCTCATTTGAAAAACAGTAAAGGAAGATTGGCACTGATTGGAAGTGTCGCAGCTTATCTCCCTAATCCCAATACCGGGGCCTATGGCGCGTCCAAAGCAGCAGTTCGTTCGATTGGTCAGACTTTGCAGTTGGAATTGAAAGGTACAGGTGTAAGCTGTACGGTTATTCACCCGGGTTTTGTAGATTCAGATATCACCAGGGTAGATAATGATGGTGTCTTTCATCCCGAAAATAAGGATCCAAGACCAAAAAACCTGATGTGGCCTACTGATAAGGCTGCCAAAGTGATGGTGAATGCCATTGGAAAAAGAAAGAAATCATTTGTTTTTACCGGGCATGGGAAGATTTTGGCGTTTTTAGGCCAGCATTTCCCGGGAATTGGCAGATGGCTGATCGGAAAGTTGGGTTAA
- the hisF gene encoding imidazole glycerol phosphate synthase subunit HisF has translation MLTKRIIPCLDIKDGRTVKGVNFVDLRDAGDPVELAKIYSDEGADELVFLDITATVDKRKTLAELVTKVAKAINIPFTVGGGISTVEDVKVLLGAGADKISINSAAVKNPGMINKMAKEFGSQCIVVAIDTRNVDGLDFVHTHGGRTPTLLRTQEWANEVCDRGAGEILLTSMDHDGTKGGFANEITAEISAMLTIPVIASGGAGNMQHFKDVFTFGKADAALAASIFHFKEIPIPDLKAYLELEGVFVRK, from the coding sequence ATGTTGACCAAAAGAATAATCCCCTGCTTGGATATCAAAGATGGCAGAACCGTAAAAGGTGTAAATTTCGTGGACTTAAGGGATGCAGGTGACCCTGTAGAACTCGCGAAAATCTATTCAGATGAAGGGGCTGATGAGCTTGTCTTTTTGGATATCACCGCTACGGTTGATAAAAGAAAAACTTTGGCCGAATTGGTCACCAAAGTAGCAAAGGCCATCAATATTCCTTTTACGGTGGGCGGGGGGATATCTACTGTTGAGGATGTCAAGGTTCTGTTGGGCGCAGGTGCTGATAAGATTTCCATCAATTCAGCTGCTGTCAAAAACCCCGGAATGATCAACAAAATGGCCAAGGAATTTGGATCCCAATGTATTGTAGTTGCCATTGATACCAGGAATGTAGACGGACTTGATTTTGTACATACCCATGGCGGAAGAACACCGACTCTGCTGAGAACACAGGAATGGGCCAATGAAGTCTGCGACCGCGGAGCAGGGGAAATCCTTTTGACCTCCATGGATCATGACGGTACCAAAGGCGGCTTTGCCAATGAGATTACAGCGGAAATTTCAGCTATGCTGACCATTCCTGTGATTGCCTCAGGCGGGGCAGGGAATATGCAACATTTCAAAGATGTCTTTACCTTTGGAAAAGCAGATGCCGCTTTAGCAGCAAGTATATTCCACTTCAAAGAAATTCCTATTCCGGATTTAAAAGCTTATTTAGAGTTGGAAGGAGTATTTGTGAGGAAATGA
- a CDS encoding ABC transporter permease has translation MKVGLIINIAKALMIARFKQTFIAAIGVVFSITMFVALLGFMNGLNQLLDGLILNRTPHIRFYNEIKPNPNQPIDLAENFTGFYNIIRSIKPAASRLSIHNNDAIIRTLEQDPRVLGVAPKISAQVFYNVGTIDITGVINGIDVEQEARLFAFEDYVTAGNFMDLKNTANSIILGKGAADRMLAEIGDVIQATTAQGNRIQLKVVGYYQSGLGDLDNVQSYASIITTQKMLGESASYITDIQVKLKDFEQAPPMAKEYREIFGIDADDIQTVNAQFETGTQIRTLISYAVGITLLVVSGFGIYNILNMMIYEKMDTIAILKAIGFSGGDVNKIFITIALTIGVFGGIIGLILGFVAGLGIERVPFETEALPTVKTFPVDFNPKYYIIGGVFSLITTYFAGYFPARKASGVDPVDIIRGK, from the coding sequence ATGAAGGTAGGATTGATCATAAATATCGCCAAGGCCTTAATGATTGCCCGTTTTAAACAGACCTTTATTGCGGCCATTGGAGTAGTCTTCAGTATTACCATGTTTGTCGCATTATTGGGTTTTATGAATGGGTTGAATCAACTATTGGACGGACTGATTTTAAACCGCACCCCTCATATCAGGTTTTATAATGAGATCAAACCAAATCCAAATCAGCCCATTGATCTTGCTGAAAATTTCACTGGATTTTACAATATCATCCGATCCATCAAACCTGCCGCAAGTCGATTGAGTATCCATAACAATGATGCTATTATCCGAACTTTGGAACAAGATCCAAGGGTTTTGGGAGTAGCTCCCAAAATCTCAGCACAGGTTTTTTACAATGTGGGAACCATTGATATTACAGGAGTTATTAACGGGATTGACGTTGAACAGGAGGCCAGGTTGTTTGCTTTTGAAGATTATGTGACGGCCGGAAATTTTATGGACTTAAAGAATACTGCCAATAGTATCATTTTGGGGAAAGGAGCTGCGGATAGGATGTTGGCTGAAATCGGGGATGTAATCCAAGCTACCACCGCTCAGGGGAATAGAATCCAACTTAAAGTTGTGGGTTACTATCAGTCAGGTTTGGGCGATCTCGATAACGTACAGAGCTATGCATCCATTATCACCACCCAGAAAATGCTTGGAGAATCGGCATCCTATATTACCGATATACAGGTGAAGCTGAAGGATTTTGAACAGGCTCCGCCAATGGCCAAAGAATACCGGGAGATTTTTGGCATTGATGCGGATGATATTCAGACCGTCAATGCACAGTTTGAAACAGGAACACAGATCAGAACATTGATCAGTTATGCAGTGGGTATTACTTTGTTGGTCGTATCCGGTTTTGGGATATATAATATTCTGAATATGATGATCTATGAAAAAATGGATACCATTGCCATTTTAAAAGCGATTGGTTTTTCAGGTGGAGATGTGAATAAAATCTTTATCACCATCGCATTGACCATCGGTGTTTTTGGTGGAATTATAGGATTGATATTGGGTTTTGTGGCAGGTTTGGGAATTGAACGTGTTCCATTTGAAACTGAGGCGCTTCCTACAGTCAAGACTTTTCCCGTTGATTTCAATCCCAAATACTATATCATTGGAGGAGTTTTCAGTCTGATCACCACCTATTTTGCCGGCTATTTTCCGGCAAGGAAAGCCAGCGGAGTAGATCCTGTGGATATTATTAGGGGGAAATGA
- a CDS encoding serine hydrolase domain-containing protein: protein MKKYTFLILVLLISCSEKQEPTPGNPEFYFPPVSGNTWENITPEELNWNISEIESLKTLLADNGTRAFIILKDGKIVMEEYFGNRLAGSQPFDENSLWYWASAGKTLTATLIGIAQEEGKLNIQNPSSDYLGKGWTSLTASQENKITVWHQLTMTSGLDDGAGSRDDFTPENLKFLAEPGTRWAYHNAPYTLLDKVIEGSTGISFPQYFNDKLASKIGMTGSWQRVDFNNVFFSNARSMARFGLLILAEGKWNGDLVIKDSNYFGQMITQSQDINEAYGYLWWLNDTESFMIPQVQVKLPNSYAPNAPSDMFCGLGKDGQYVCVIPSQNLVLVRMGLSPDASLVPFTFLDDIWKNLGNIIPSG from the coding sequence ATGAAGAAATACACTTTTTTAATTTTGGTTTTGCTCATTAGCTGCTCAGAAAAACAGGAACCAACCCCCGGAAATCCAGAATTTTATTTCCCACCTGTTTCAGGTAATACTTGGGAAAATATTACTCCTGAGGAACTCAATTGGAATATTTCAGAAATAGAAAGCCTGAAAACCCTGCTGGCGGACAACGGAACCCGAGCCTTTATCATCCTCAAAGATGGCAAGATTGTCATGGAAGAATATTTTGGTAATCGCTTGGCAGGAAGCCAACCTTTTGATGAAAACTCACTTTGGTATTGGGCTTCGGCTGGGAAAACTTTAACAGCAACTTTGATTGGGATTGCGCAAGAGGAGGGAAAATTAAATATCCAAAATCCAAGTTCGGATTATCTCGGTAAAGGTTGGACTTCACTGACAGCTTCCCAAGAAAACAAAATCACCGTTTGGCATCAATTGACCATGACTTCAGGTTTGGATGACGGAGCGGGCAGCAGAGATGATTTCACTCCTGAAAACCTTAAATTCCTGGCCGAACCGGGAACACGATGGGCCTATCATAATGCACCTTACACCTTATTGGACAAAGTGATTGAAGGAAGTACAGGAATTTCATTTCCCCAATATTTCAATGATAAATTAGCCTCAAAAATCGGAATGACAGGTTCTTGGCAGAGGGTTGATTTTAATAATGTTTTTTTCAGTAATGCCAGGTCGATGGCAAGATTTGGACTTTTGATTTTGGCGGAGGGGAAATGGAACGGTGATTTAGTCATCAAGGACAGCAACTACTTTGGACAAATGATAACCCAGTCCCAGGATATCAATGAAGCTTATGGCTATCTTTGGTGGCTTAATGATACGGAGTCTTTTATGATACCACAGGTTCAGGTAAAGTTACCAAATTCATACGCCCCAAATGCCCCCTCAGACATGTTCTGTGGTTTGGGAAAGGATGGGCAATATGTTTGTGTTATTCCTTCCCAAAATCTGGTTTTGGTCAGGATGGGTCTCAGTCCTGATGCATCATTGGTTCCCTTTACCTTTTTGGATGATATCTGGAAAAACCTGGGAAATATCATACCCTCCGGTTAA
- a CDS encoding SDR family oxidoreductase: MNILIVGASGQLGFTICQKLIDSGTGHSVFASHRKSSNTSALKELSGLHTRFLDLTDATTFASAIQGIDVIIITANTATPSKKSDSFKDVDEKGVMALIDAVKAARVQQVIYVSALPFENRDSKVPLSQAKRAVEKHLKNSGLNYTIIQPTAFMEVYFPFFGSTIPLRGLKVCTVNRPFEFSNKFFAGIKNDIELKNTFNVIGKGDKKNAYISIDNVADFCISVIDNSKASKKTLQIGGPEPLTPMDIKNIFEELYGKPLKVKTTPPFVIKLLSKVFSVSNKAAANIMAMNYAIATADSIPPNSLKTAEEFGVNLIHPKGFLSQKFNTPE; the protein is encoded by the coding sequence ATGAACATTTTAATAGTTGGCGCTTCAGGGCAGTTGGGATTTACCATTTGCCAGAAACTCATCGACTCAGGAACAGGCCATTCCGTTTTTGCTTCGCATAGAAAAAGCTCAAATACTTCTGCTTTGAAGGAGCTTTCCGGGCTTCATACCCGGTTTTTGGATCTTACAGATGCTACAACTTTCGCATCCGCTATCCAAGGAATTGACGTGATCATCATTACAGCAAATACGGCTACCCCAAGCAAAAAATCGGATTCATTTAAAGATGTAGATGAAAAAGGAGTCATGGCATTGATTGATGCAGTTAAGGCAGCTCGGGTCCAACAAGTGATTTATGTATCTGCACTTCCTTTTGAAAATCGTGATAGCAAAGTTCCTCTTTCCCAAGCCAAAAGAGCTGTGGAAAAACATTTAAAGAATTCAGGTTTGAACTATACCATTATTCAGCCAACAGCCTTTATGGAAGTTTACTTTCCCTTCTTTGGAAGTACAATACCCCTGAGAGGATTGAAAGTCTGTACAGTCAATAGGCCGTTTGAATTTTCCAATAAGTTTTTTGCAGGAATCAAAAATGATATTGAGCTAAAAAACACTTTCAATGTCATTGGAAAAGGCGATAAGAAAAATGCCTATATCAGTATTGACAATGTAGCAGATTTCTGCATTTCAGTCATTGACAACTCCAAAGCTTCCAAAAAAACCCTTCAAATCGGTGGCCCGGAGCCCTTAACTCCTATGGATATCAAAAACATTTTCGAAGAATTGTATGGCAAACCATTGAAAGTAAAAACCACGCCACCTTTTGTTATCAAGTTATTGTCAAAAGTCTTCTCCGTATCCAATAAGGCGGCAGCAAATATCATGGCCATGAATTATGCCATTGCCACCGCTGACAGTATTCCTCCGAACAGTTTAAAAACCGCTGAGGAATTTGGTGTAAACCTTATCCATCCAAAGGGATTTTTAAGTCAAAAATTCAATACTCCAGAATGA
- the hisIE gene encoding bifunctional phosphoribosyl-AMP cyclohydrolase/phosphoribosyl-ATP diphosphatase HisIE, which translates to MNNLNIDFEKVEGLVPAVIQDEESNKVLMLGYMNQEAIDVTLETKNVTFFSRTKQRLWTKGETSGNFLKVKSITVDCDNDTLLVKVKPTGPVCHKGDDTCFGEINNSKTLFIDHLRAIIKDRKNNPTDQSYTASLFAKGINKIAQKVGEEAVEIVIEAKDDNKDLFLGEAADLLFHYLILLEAKEMELDEVMEVLIKRHRGS; encoded by the coding sequence ATGAACAACTTAAATATAGATTTTGAAAAGGTAGAGGGTCTCGTTCCGGCAGTTATTCAGGATGAGGAATCGAACAAGGTTTTGATGCTGGGCTATATGAATCAGGAAGCCATAGATGTAACCCTGGAAACAAAAAATGTCACCTTTTTTAGCAGGACCAAACAGCGACTTTGGACAAAAGGTGAAACTTCCGGGAATTTTCTCAAAGTAAAATCCATCACAGTCGATTGTGATAATGATACCCTTCTGGTAAAAGTAAAACCCACAGGTCCTGTTTGCCATAAGGGTGATGACACCTGTTTTGGGGAGATCAACAACAGCAAAACCTTATTTATAGACCACCTGAGGGCCATCATCAAGGACCGGAAAAACAACCCCACAGATCAATCATATACCGCTTCGCTTTTTGCTAAAGGAATCAATAAAATAGCCCAAAAAGTAGGGGAGGAGGCAGTCGAGATAGTTATAGAGGCCAAAGACGATAACAAAGATTTATTTTTGGGAGAAGCCGCTGACCTGCTGTTCCACTACCTGATTCTCCTCGAAGCCAAAGAAATGGAACTCGATGAAGTGATGGAAGTGCTGATCAAAAGGCACAGGGGAAGCTGA
- a CDS encoding GNAT family N-acetyltransferase, with product MSLHFKTAETYEEFVGILDLQQQNHIKNLDSIDQGFVFAEHSVEDLVKMNSFAPHIIAKDEDLVVAYILGMTVASRFDIEMLIPMFEQFDEIEVNGTPLSAYNYIVVGQVAVAKDYRGQGIFDQCYELYKEVHGDNFDFAITEISERNHRSLMAHYRIGFRELSRYVNEDDEVWIIVAWDW from the coding sequence ATGTCACTTCATTTCAAAACAGCCGAAACCTATGAGGAATTTGTCGGCATCCTTGATCTCCAGCAACAAAACCATATCAAAAATCTTGATTCCATCGATCAGGGTTTTGTCTTTGCAGAGCACAGTGTTGAGGACCTTGTCAAAATGAATTCATTTGCCCCGCATATCATTGCCAAAGATGAAGACCTTGTGGTGGCTTACATTCTTGGCATGACAGTGGCAAGCCGCTTCGATATTGAGATGTTGATACCGATGTTTGAGCAATTTGATGAAATAGAAGTCAACGGTACACCGCTTTCAGCATATAATTATATCGTGGTCGGTCAGGTGGCCGTCGCAAAAGATTACCGTGGACAAGGGATTTTTGACCAATGTTATGAACTTTATAAAGAAGTCCATGGAGATAATTTTGACTTTGCCATTACCGAAATTTCTGAGCGCAATCACCGGTCTCTCATGGCCCATTACCGGATTGGCTTCCGGGAACTCAGCCGCTATGTCAATGAAGACGATGAAGTTTGGATTATTGTGGCTTGGGATTGGTAA
- a CDS encoding efflux RND transporter periplasmic adaptor subunit: MKLKYFTFRIALGLLFFSCSSSEEKIFPKRENISESVYASGLIKARYQYQAFANANGIVQEIFIDEGDTVDIGTPILSISNATTKLNRENAELNRAYADRQANQAKLKDLELSIEYSKAKYQNDSLLLERQKRLRDQGIGTKVELEQRQLAFDNSKTAFETSKLRYQDLKREIEYTERSASKNLAITQALESDLILKSELKGRAYAILKEKGEMVNPQTPLAVLGSADEYILEMKVDEYDIVKVSRGQKIIVSMDSYKGETYEGIITKVNPIMDEQSKSFTVEGIFIEEPKVLYPNLTLEANIIIQSKEDVLTLPRNFIINDQYVLNSNRDTIPVQLGIMDYQKAEILKGIDENTEIIKPE; encoded by the coding sequence ATGAAATTGAAATACTTTACGTTTCGTATTGCACTTGGATTATTGTTTTTTTCCTGTAGTTCTTCAGAAGAAAAGATTTTTCCAAAAAGAGAAAATATTTCAGAATCAGTTTATGCATCGGGATTGATCAAAGCCAGATATCAATATCAGGCTTTTGCCAATGCAAATGGGATCGTCCAGGAGATTTTTATAGATGAAGGCGATACAGTGGACATAGGAACGCCGATTTTGTCTATTTCCAATGCAACAACAAAGTTGAACCGTGAAAATGCAGAGCTGAATAGGGCTTATGCTGACCGACAGGCAAATCAGGCGAAGTTAAAAGACTTGGAATTAAGCATTGAATATTCTAAAGCCAAATACCAAAACGATTCCTTGCTTTTGGAAAGACAGAAAAGATTGAGGGATCAGGGAATCGGTACCAAAGTAGAATTGGAACAAAGGCAATTGGCTTTCGACAATTCCAAAACTGCCTTTGAGACCTCAAAATTGCGCTATCAGGATCTGAAAAGGGAAATCGAATATACAGAAAGGAGTGCTTCCAAAAATCTGGCGATCACTCAGGCTCTTGAAAGTGATTTGATCCTCAAAAGTGAGCTAAAAGGAAGGGCTTATGCCATCTTAAAGGAAAAAGGAGAAATGGTCAACCCACAAACTCCTTTGGCTGTTTTGGGCAGCGCAGATGAGTATATTTTGGAAATGAAGGTAGATGAATACGATATCGTCAAAGTATCAAGAGGCCAGAAAATTATTGTTTCCATGGACAGCTATAAAGGGGAGACTTATGAGGGGATTATAACCAAAGTCAATCCCATTATGGATGAGCAAAGCAAAAGTTTTACTGTCGAAGGCATTTTTATAGAAGAACCAAAGGTGCTTTATCCAAACCTGACTTTAGAAGCCAACATTATCATTCAATCCAAAGAGGATGTTTTGACCTTGCCAAGAAACTTTATCATCAATGATCAATATGTTCTCAATTCAAATAGAGATACCATTCCCGTTCAATTGGGAATAATGGATTATCAAAAAGCAGAAATACTTAAAGGAATTGATGAAAATACCGAAATAATCAAACCAGAGTAA